One genomic segment of Pedobacter endophyticus includes these proteins:
- a CDS encoding SusC/RagA family TonB-linked outer membrane protein: MKRIFTRISVLVGICLLTINVAFAQNITVRGNVTDGGDKSTIPSVSVVVKGTQNGTQTDAAGAYSISAPADATLVFTYVGYVTQEVPVNNRTSINVVLASSANELEQVVVIGYGTQKKKDLTGSISSVKGDDIAKMPAVNPLSSLQGKVAGLTVVNSGNPGSQPVIRIRGISSTNSANPLYVVDGLLQDNIDYLNPADIESIDLLRDASSSAIYGLRGANGVIAVTTKRAARGQTRVNFTSNIGIQKVINKIDVADAEGFKRLYSTQLANIGASPFDFSNYTGNTDWQDQILRTAFINSNSLSFSNSGEKSTTLVNLSYNNQEGVVKYSSYEKYVLRLSEEIKVTDKLKIGGDITGFLAKPNGTSVSLTNATWAAPIVPVRLDENTYYSMPSFQRSSVGNPVAAIMRGDRTSINKFFRFNGSVFGELTFLQDFKIRSTFYGDFGFVNSRGYSRPPFSFINIGEAGGSNEVVRDDQFRSTVNQSQSETHRYQQDHTLTYEKSLEGGHRFTALAGFTSLRFAGSNVNASRTDSTLVVPGDPDQWYIGVINANNIQANGGGGSEETNMGVFARLSYVYKDKYLFNGTIRRDGSSRFSPENRWGTFGSVGLGWVATEEDFFKENIKGIDYLKFRLSWGRLGNSNGVSPNLYQQGLTNGQVAVFGENVYTAIQNAYIPDPNLRFEIVQGFDVGLDLRALKDRFNAELTFYNKTTDGILTSFPLLAGQLPFFTNLGKINNRGIEVSLGWADKIGELSYSLNGNFSYNRNRVESLGNTTEFQITGNSGVNLTNSGQSIGYFYGLRQLCIYQTAKEMLSQPQFSNSQVGDIAFEDVNGDGIISALDRTYLGTPFPPYSYGLSLSLGYKGFDALIEGQGVAGNKIYTERRTANFTTLNYESNRLNAWTGPGTSNVEPILDNTRGNNFQFSSYFLEPGDYFRLRTVQLGYTFAPALMNKLGAQKLRIYVSGQNLQTWTKATGYTPEAQIGSILGGGADNGVYPVPAVYSFGLNVTF; this comes from the coding sequence ATGAAAAGAATTTTTACAAGAATTTCTGTTCTGGTCGGAATATGTTTGCTCACAATTAACGTAGCTTTTGCGCAAAACATAACGGTTAGAGGCAATGTAACCGACGGAGGAGATAAATCTACCATCCCTAGCGTAAGCGTTGTCGTAAAAGGAACACAAAATGGAACGCAGACAGATGCGGCAGGCGCTTACAGCATTTCCGCACCGGCAGATGCGACACTCGTATTTACCTATGTTGGATATGTGACACAAGAAGTGCCTGTGAACAACCGCACATCAATTAACGTCGTTTTGGCTTCATCGGCCAATGAGCTGGAACAGGTAGTTGTTATAGGTTACGGTACGCAAAAGAAAAAGGATCTTACTGGATCTATATCAAGTGTCAAAGGCGATGACATTGCGAAAATGCCAGCCGTAAATCCACTATCATCATTACAAGGCAAGGTAGCTGGTTTAACAGTTGTAAATTCAGGTAACCCTGGCTCGCAGCCTGTAATCCGAATTAGAGGGATAAGTAGTACTAATAGCGCCAATCCGTTATATGTTGTTGATGGTTTATTACAAGATAACATTGATTACTTAAACCCAGCGGATATTGAATCGATCGATCTATTAAGAGACGCATCTTCCTCGGCAATCTATGGTTTGCGTGGTGCAAATGGCGTAATTGCTGTGACCACCAAACGAGCGGCACGCGGTCAGACGCGAGTAAATTTCACTTCAAATATCGGTATTCAGAAAGTGATAAATAAAATCGACGTAGCCGATGCAGAAGGATTTAAAAGGTTGTATTCAACACAACTTGCCAATATAGGTGCTAGTCCCTTCGATTTTTCGAACTACACAGGTAATACTGATTGGCAGGATCAAATTCTACGTACCGCATTCATCAATTCAAACAGCTTAAGTTTTAGCAATAGTGGTGAAAAAAGCACTACGTTAGTGAATCTAAGTTATAATAATCAAGAGGGCGTAGTAAAATATAGTAGTTATGAAAAATATGTTTTGCGGCTTAGCGAAGAAATAAAAGTAACTGATAAACTAAAGATTGGAGGTGACATAACAGGTTTTTTAGCTAAACCTAATGGTACCTCTGTCAGCTTAACCAACGCCACATGGGCTGCTCCAATTGTTCCGGTACGATTAGATGAGAACACTTACTACTCGATGCCGTCTTTTCAAAGATCTTCAGTAGGAAATCCAGTGGCGGCTATTATGCGTGGAGACAGAACGTCAATTAACAAATTTTTCCGTTTTAATGGTAGTGTTTTTGGCGAATTAACATTCTTACAAGATTTTAAGATTAGATCGACCTTTTATGGAGATTTTGGATTTGTAAATTCTAGAGGTTACTCGAGACCTCCATTTTCATTTATTAACATCGGAGAAGCCGGGGGGTCAAATGAAGTTGTAAGAGATGATCAATTCCGCTCAACAGTCAATCAAAGTCAGTCTGAAACACATAGATATCAACAAGATCATACTTTAACGTATGAAAAATCATTGGAAGGCGGGCACAGGTTTACAGCCTTGGCAGGTTTCACATCTTTACGCTTTGCAGGTTCTAATGTTAATGCTAGCAGAACTGATAGCACTTTAGTAGTTCCGGGTGATCCAGATCAGTGGTATATTGGTGTAATTAATGCTAATAATATACAAGCAAACGGAGGTGGAGGAAGTGAAGAAACCAACATGGGCGTCTTTGCAAGATTGAGTTATGTTTACAAGGATAAATATCTTTTTAATGGAACAATTAGAAGAGACGGAAGCTCGCGTTTTTCTCCAGAAAACCGATGGGGAACATTTGGAAGTGTTGGTCTAGGATGGGTAGCAACTGAAGAAGATTTTTTTAAAGAAAATATAAAAGGAATTGACTATTTAAAATTTCGCTTGTCTTGGGGCCGACTGGGTAACTCAAATGGCGTTTCGCCGAATCTTTATCAACAAGGGTTAACAAACGGCCAAGTTGCCGTATTTGGTGAAAATGTTTACACAGCCATTCAAAATGCTTACATCCCTGACCCGAATTTAAGGTTTGAGATTGTTCAGGGCTTTGATGTTGGCCTAGACTTACGTGCGTTAAAAGATCGCTTTAATGCAGAGTTAACTTTCTATAATAAAACGACTGATGGTATTCTAACAAGTTTTCCATTATTAGCTGGCCAACTTCCATTCTTTACCAACTTAGGTAAAATTAACAATCGTGGTATTGAAGTAAGCTTAGGATGGGCCGATAAGATTGGAGAACTAAGTTATAGTTTAAATGGAAACTTCAGTTACAATAGAAATCGTGTTGAATCTTTAGGTAATACTACAGAATTCCAAATCACGGGTAATAGTGGTGTAAATCTTACGAACTCAGGCCAGTCTATTGGTTATTTTTATGGCTTAAGACAATTATGTATTTATCAAACAGCCAAGGAAATGCTAAGTCAACCACAATTCTCTAATTCACAAGTTGGCGACATTGCCTTTGAGGATGTAAATGGCGATGGCATTATCTCTGCCTTGGATAGAACCTATTTAGGAACGCCGTTCCCACCATATAGTTATGGATTAAGCCTTTCGCTTGGATATAAAGGATTTGATGCATTAATTGAAGGACAAGGAGTAGCAGGAAATAAAATCTATACCGAACGTCGTACTGCAAATTTTACCACCTTAAATTATGAAAGCAATAGACTAAATGCTTGGACTGGTCCAGGTACAAGTAATGTAGAGCCCATTTTAGATAATACTCGTGGCAACAACTTTCAGTTCAGCTCTTATTTTCTAGAACCTGGCGATTATTTCAGGTTACGCACTGTGCAATTAGGGTACACGTTCGCTCCAGCGTTAATGAATAAATTAGGAGCGCAAAAACTTAGAATTTATGTAAGTGGTCAAAACTTACAAACTTGGACAAAAGCAACTGGTTATACCCCTGAAGCACAAATCGGAAGTATTTTAGGCGGTGGCGCCGACAATGGTGTTTATCCAGTACCTGCTGTTTATTCATTTGGTTTAAATGTTACTTTTTAA
- a CDS encoding triple tyrosine motif-containing protein, with the protein MLKILRLFFVLSLISLHVGANDIKSIGVPYIENYPKSVYASGNQNWSVAKDKNGVMYFGNAEGLLTFDGRYWRNYKMPNRQIVRSVNTDNKGKIYTGSFGEFGYWAIKDNKLQYNSLIKLLPKGITITDEIWKIYIDKDRVIFQSFSKIFIYKNNKIEIIKSPSSFLFLHQVKNRYFIEVLEKGLFELVGSKLVYLPGSEILGKQGVLSVLPYRGDSFLIGTSKNGLFVYNGKSFKQLNTLANNYLKTYQLNNGVKLLGKYYAFGTILNGLIIIDEDGKVVQRINKSSGLQNNTVLSLYADNEQNLWAGLDNGIDRIELNSPLYFYFDKTGQFGTVYSSTIFKNKIYLGTNQGLFFSDWAPGVASNFNFTLIPGSQGQVWELNIIDNELICGHNSGTFKVLGDQIEWISRTSGGWTIKKLNSNPNYLIQGTYTGISLYQKAAGSGLKFVTQIEGFNAPSRFIEQDNKGDIWVGHAYKGLYKLTLNDSYTKVIHTKYFDEQHGLPGNYNINIFNLENKIVFSSNNGFYTYDEWSNKFVKNGVLNKKLGSFAKSNNIIRAAGKKYWFINHGRTAMVNFAEPGKIEIDSNQFSLLDGRMVQYYENISRIGDNIYLISVDDGFAIYNPELGTPAARQKIPGVLIRRVEDITDKNTLISETGNTVEPTEIKNSRNNIRISFSLPYYRQAKVKYQFYLQGYSKEWSDWDYATQKDFTNLSSGKYIFKVRAKINDTTISQDSLYEFTILRPWYFSNWAILFYALLFVVVLIAGKKLYEQKLKKDRHKITSRLQAEQDELLRLETEANEKQIIKLQTEKLQAELASKNRELANSAMTLVYKNELLQKLSDEIMKLKDENGKKLSEDQTKKIQKVINDGMNDERDWHLFENSFNEAHESFFKKLKAQHPDLVPNDLKLCAYLRMNMSSKEMSSLLNISLRGVEIRRYRLRKKLEIPHDKNLTEFLMEL; encoded by the coding sequence ATGCTAAAAATTCTTCGTCTATTCTTTGTCTTATCTCTAATTTCATTACATGTAGGTGCCAACGACATAAAAAGCATCGGCGTTCCGTACATCGAAAACTATCCAAAATCGGTATATGCTTCTGGCAACCAGAATTGGAGCGTTGCGAAGGATAAAAATGGCGTAATGTATTTTGGTAATGCCGAAGGTTTGCTCACGTTTGATGGGCGTTACTGGCGAAACTATAAAATGCCGAACAGGCAAATTGTTCGATCGGTTAATACCGACAACAAGGGAAAGATTTACACAGGCAGTTTTGGCGAATTTGGGTATTGGGCGATAAAGGATAACAAATTGCAGTACAATTCGCTTATCAAATTGCTGCCAAAAGGAATAACGATTACCGATGAAATCTGGAAAATTTATATTGACAAGGATCGGGTCATTTTTCAATCTTTTTCTAAAATTTTTATTTATAAGAACAACAAGATTGAGATCATTAAGTCGCCTTCATCCTTTCTTTTCCTCCATCAGGTTAAAAACAGGTATTTTATAGAGGTTTTAGAGAAAGGCCTTTTTGAGCTGGTGGGCAGCAAATTGGTTTACCTGCCGGGAAGCGAAATTTTGGGGAAACAGGGTGTACTTTCTGTTCTACCGTATAGGGGCGATAGTTTTCTGATCGGAACAAGCAAAAACGGACTTTTTGTGTATAATGGAAAATCGTTTAAGCAGCTCAATACCCTCGCAAATAACTATCTCAAAACTTACCAACTCAACAACGGCGTAAAACTTCTGGGCAAATATTATGCTTTCGGCACAATCTTAAACGGCCTGATTATAATAGACGAAGATGGCAAGGTGGTGCAACGGATCAACAAATCGAGTGGGCTGCAGAACAACACGGTGCTCAGTTTATACGCCGATAATGAACAAAATCTTTGGGCGGGGCTCGATAATGGTATCGACCGCATCGAGCTGAACTCTCCACTTTATTTTTACTTCGATAAAACAGGCCAGTTCGGCACCGTATATTCGAGTACTATATTTAAAAATAAAATCTACTTAGGTACAAATCAAGGCTTGTTTTTTAGCGACTGGGCACCCGGTGTGGCCTCGAACTTCAACTTTACACTTATCCCCGGCTCGCAGGGGCAAGTTTGGGAACTGAACATTATTGATAACGAACTGATTTGTGGGCATAATAGTGGCACATTTAAAGTGTTGGGCGATCAAATTGAGTGGATTTCGCGAACGAGCGGCGGCTGGACAATAAAAAAGCTGAACTCCAATCCAAATTATCTTATTCAGGGAACTTACACCGGAATTTCGTTATACCAGAAAGCCGCCGGCTCAGGGCTAAAATTCGTTACTCAAATTGAGGGTTTTAACGCACCATCGAGATTTATTGAACAGGACAATAAAGGCGATATTTGGGTTGGACATGCTTACAAGGGCTTATACAAGCTCACTTTGAACGATAGCTACACCAAGGTAATACATACAAAATACTTTGATGAGCAGCATGGCTTGCCGGGCAACTATAACATCAACATTTTCAACCTCGAGAATAAGATCGTTTTCTCATCCAACAACGGTTTTTACACTTACGATGAATGGAGCAACAAATTCGTTAAAAATGGTGTGCTGAACAAAAAGCTGGGCTCATTTGCAAAATCGAACAACATCATCAGGGCAGCCGGTAAAAAGTACTGGTTTATTAATCATGGCAGAACGGCTATGGTAAACTTTGCCGAGCCTGGTAAAATCGAGATCGACTCAAACCAGTTCAGTCTTTTAGATGGACGCATGGTTCAATATTATGAAAACATTAGCCGAATAGGCGATAATATTTATTTGATCAGCGTTGATGATGGTTTCGCCATTTACAACCCCGAATTGGGCACACCTGCAGCTAGACAAAAAATACCCGGGGTGCTCATCAGACGTGTGGAAGATATTACGGATAAAAATACATTGATAAGTGAAACGGGAAATACGGTTGAACCTACAGAAATAAAAAACAGCAGAAACAACATCAGGATCTCCTTTTCGCTTCCTTACTATCGGCAGGCAAAAGTGAAATATCAATTTTACTTGCAGGGTTATTCTAAAGAATGGTCGGATTGGGATTATGCTACGCAAAAAGACTTTACCAATTTAAGTAGTGGTAAATACATTTTTAAGGTTAGAGCAAAAATAAACGATACCACCATCAGCCAGGATAGCCTGTACGAGTTTACAATACTGCGTCCGTGGTATTTTAGCAATTGGGCAATATTGTTCTATGCACTTCTCTTTGTGGTGGTACTTATCGCAGGAAAGAAACTTTATGAGCAAAAGCTGAAAAAAGACCGACATAAAATTACTTCTCGCCTACAGGCAGAGCAAGATGAACTGCTGAGATTAGAAACTGAGGCCAACGAAAAACAGATTATTAAATTGCAAACTGAAAAACTGCAGGCAGAGCTGGCCTCGAAAAATAGAGAATTGGCGAACTCGGCCATGACCTTAGTTTACAAGAACGAATTGCTCCAAAAGCTAAGCGATGAGATTATGAAGCTGAAAGACGAGAACGGCAAGAAACTTTCGGAAGACCAGACCAAAAAAATTCAAAAAGTGATTAACGATGGAATGAATGATGAAAGGGATTGGCATCTTTTTGAAAACAGTTTTAACGAAGCGCATGAGAGTTTCTTTAAAAAGCTTAAGGCACAGCATCCAGACCTGGTTCCGAACGACTTAAAACTGTGTGCTTATCTACGGATGAATATGAGCAGTAAAGAGATGTCGTCGTTGCTAAATATTAGTTTGCGGGGGGTTGAAATTCGGCGATATCGTCTACGCAAAAAGCTCGAAATACCACACGACAAAAACCTTACTGAATTTTTGATGGAGTTGTAG
- a CDS encoding DUF417 family protein encodes MKKILTFLANGQSYFINISRVAVLIVMVWIGGLKAYQYEADGIVPFVANSPFMSFMYNKKAPEYKEFKNPEGKTVQKNIDWHKENGTYIFAYGLGTVIVIIGLFTFLGIWFDKIGLLGGLLTFGMSLVTLSFLITTPEVYVPDLGGDFPTPQFGFPYLSGAGRLVLKDVIMMAVGLICASDCAKRILQKQYRNSPLA; translated from the coding sequence ATGAAGAAAATACTTACGTTTTTGGCCAATGGTCAATCTTATTTTATCAATATCTCTCGTGTAGCAGTACTTATTGTAATGGTTTGGATCGGTGGTTTAAAAGCCTACCAATACGAAGCCGATGGCATTGTTCCTTTTGTAGCCAACAGCCCATTTATGTCGTTCATGTACAACAAAAAAGCGCCCGAATACAAAGAATTTAAAAATCCTGAGGGCAAGACTGTTCAAAAAAACATCGACTGGCATAAAGAAAATGGAACCTATATCTTCGCTTATGGGCTAGGAACGGTAATTGTAATTATTGGCCTGTTCACTTTCTTAGGCATATGGTTTGATAAAATTGGCCTTTTAGGTGGCTTGCTCACCTTTGGGATGTCGTTAGTTACATTGTCGTTCTTAATTACAACTCCAGAGGTTTATGTTCCAGATTTGGGCGGAGATTTCCCAACCCCTCAATTTGGCTTTCCGTATCTCTCAGGTGCCGGTCGATTGGTTTTAAAAGATGTAATTATGATGGCCGTGGGTTTAATCTGTGCGTCCGATTGTGCAAAACGCATTTTACAAAAGCAATATAGAAACTCGCCGCTTGCTTAA
- a CDS encoding FAD-dependent oxidoreductase, with the protein MLIKDKTIAIVGGGPGGLTLARLLQMQGAQVKVYERDVNATARVQGSPLDLHEESGLAALRKADLLNEFKKNFRPGADRMLIANPQAEILYSDHTQKPEEDFGNNHFRPEIDRGPLRNMLLDSLQPGTVVWNSHFIAMEPQNEGWLLHFKNGASAKADLVVAADGANSKIRPYVTDVKAIYSGITMLEGNVYDASEVAPCIDAIINGGKIMAFGNKKNLLLGQKGNGDLGFYASLKVDEGWAAENGLDYGDKAQLVGWFKTAYADWSSIWLELFENAAMPMVPRPIYYMPLNQTWETMPDVTLLGDAAHVMPPFAGEGANMAMLDALELSECLTSNKYQTLYDAISHYEIAMQKRAAQAANESLENGDKMHAEDALGTMVDMFGRH; encoded by the coding sequence ATGTTAATAAAAGATAAAACAATCGCCATTGTTGGCGGAGGGCCTGGCGGGCTAACTTTAGCTCGTTTATTGCAAATGCAGGGCGCACAGGTTAAGGTGTACGAGCGAGATGTAAACGCTACGGCCCGCGTACAGGGATCGCCGCTCGATTTGCACGAAGAATCGGGTTTGGCAGCTTTACGAAAAGCCGACCTGCTCAATGAGTTTAAAAAGAACTTTCGCCCGGGGGCAGATCGGATGTTGATTGCCAATCCGCAGGCGGAAATACTTTACAGCGACCACACCCAAAAACCTGAAGAAGATTTTGGCAACAACCATTTCAGGCCCGAAATAGATCGTGGTCCGTTACGAAACATGTTGCTTGATTCGCTACAGCCCGGAACAGTGGTTTGGAACAGCCATTTTATTGCTATGGAACCGCAAAACGAAGGCTGGTTGCTGCATTTCAAGAACGGAGCTAGCGCGAAAGCTGATCTGGTTGTAGCAGCAGACGGTGCCAACTCTAAAATACGCCCATATGTTACAGACGTTAAGGCCATTTATTCGGGCATAACTATGCTGGAGGGTAATGTTTATGACGCGAGCGAAGTGGCGCCATGCATTGATGCAATAATTAACGGGGGAAAGATAATGGCGTTCGGAAACAAAAAGAACCTATTGCTTGGCCAGAAGGGCAATGGCGATTTAGGTTTTTACGCAAGCCTTAAGGTTGATGAAGGCTGGGCAGCAGAAAATGGATTAGATTATGGTGATAAGGCGCAATTAGTTGGCTGGTTTAAAACGGCATACGCCGACTGGAGCAGTATTTGGCTTGAACTATTTGAAAATGCAGCAATGCCAATGGTGCCACGCCCGATTTATTATATGCCCTTAAACCAAACCTGGGAAACGATGCCAGATGTAACCTTACTGGGCGATGCAGCGCACGTAATGCCTCCCTTTGCAGGAGAGGGTGCGAACATGGCCATGCTGGATGCGCTGGAACTGAGTGAATGTTTAACATCAAACAAATACCAAACTTTGTATGATGCCATCTCGCATTATGAAATTGCCATGCAAAAACGGGCAGCACAGGCAGCTAATGAATCGCTTGAAAATGGCGATAAAATGCATGCCGAAGATGCATTGGGTACGATGGTAGACATGTTTGGCAGGCATTAA
- a CDS encoding helix-turn-helix domain-containing protein → MENGFYLKFIAPENTLTDFVEYIGIFRNESEKPKEVVVLPDGRIDLFFSRSASNPFQVTLVGLETAPKLRSIPPQTCTFVISFKPLAVEYILHTSIASLLNSGTHLSPGFLDFAADDLTDFDTFYSRSTEKFTALLPTTIDNRKRTLFELIYSSKGETSVKELADKAAWSSRQINRYFNQQLGLSLKAYCNILRFRASLEHIAKGKLFPELNFSDQTHFIKEIKKFSGVVPTELFKNKNDRFVLLSLLKQA, encoded by the coding sequence ATGGAAAATGGTTTTTATCTTAAATTTATCGCACCAGAAAACACGCTGACCGACTTTGTGGAGTACATCGGAATTTTCCGCAACGAATCGGAAAAACCAAAAGAAGTGGTCGTGCTGCCTGATGGAAGAATTGATCTGTTCTTTTCGCGGTCGGCCTCCAATCCGTTTCAGGTTACGCTTGTTGGTTTGGAAACTGCGCCGAAGTTAAGAAGCATTCCGCCACAAACCTGCACCTTTGTAATCAGCTTCAAACCGCTCGCCGTTGAGTACATTTTGCATACCTCCATCGCCAGTTTACTAAATAGTGGTACCCATCTTTCGCCGGGGTTTTTAGATTTCGCGGCAGATGATCTTACCGATTTCGACACGTTTTACAGCAGATCGACTGAAAAATTCACAGCACTTTTACCAACTACAATCGATAACAGAAAACGCACGCTTTTCGAGCTGATTTATTCATCAAAGGGCGAAACAAGCGTAAAAGAACTTGCGGACAAGGCAGCGTGGAGTAGCAGACAAATAAACAGGTACTTTAACCAGCAACTCGGTCTTTCGCTAAAAGCGTATTGCAATATTTTGCGTTTCAGAGCGTCGCTTGAGCATATTGCAAAAGGAAAGCTTTTTCCTGAGCTGAATTTCTCCGATCAAACACATTTTATAAAGGAAATTAAAAAGTTTTCGGGTGTTGTACCAACAGAATTATTTAAAAATAAAAATGACCGATTTGTACTATTATCACTTTTAAAGCAAGCGTAG
- a CDS encoding single-stranded DNA-binding protein, which yields MESAINKVVLSGFAGADAEVKILSGNQKLARVNLAVNEYYKNFQGEEVKKTQWITLVFWNAKAELAEVQIKKGTRLTVEGKIQTGSYEAKDGTKRYTTEVVVNELAIKEIELVN from the coding sequence ATGGAAAGTGCAATTAACAAAGTAGTATTAAGTGGATTTGCCGGTGCAGATGCTGAAGTAAAAATCCTTTCGGGCAACCAAAAACTGGCGAGAGTAAATCTTGCCGTAAATGAGTATTATAAGAACTTTCAGGGCGAAGAAGTCAAAAAAACACAATGGATTACGTTGGTATTCTGGAATGCAAAGGCAGAGCTTGCCGAAGTGCAGATCAAAAAAGGCACTCGATTAACCGTTGAAGGTAAAATACAAACGGGAAGCTACGAAGCAAAAGATGGGACAAAGCGCTATACCACCGAAGTTGTGGTAAACGAGCTGGCAATTAAGGAGATTGAACTTGTCAATTAA
- a CDS encoding TonB-dependent receptor has product MKSISLSFVIIFFFSICQAQIVQNDSTKKLNEVIIRGYYNPQPLLRSVSAVSLIDSSLLGRQNNNSLVSTLNTVSGVRMEERSPGSYRLSLRGSLLRSPFGIRNVKIYIDDFPLTDAGGNSYLNSLDVNAVGNMEIFKGPESSIFGANTGGAVLINPPAINRNEAKVSVTAGSYGLFHQTAQLQHQFKNYRFSFGEGYQRSDGYRQNSALERKYLQTMHQWDYTPAGSLKAFVFYSDLAYKTPGGLTAAQLQQDPKLARPATPTIPGAITQQAAIYNKTIFGGLSNTYQIDSHFKHVLAVFTSYTDFKNPFITNYEKRYESTIGLRTFLAYNQTTSNFGFNTQIGLETSRTKSEIRNFDNEAGKAADLQAFDHLRAGQNFAFVRFNFDINQKLLIELASSLNFFKYNYESFFPIAIAQQQRNFDAKFMPKIAASYLLNDNISVRGSISKGYSTPTIAEVRSSDNQINNDLQAESGWNYEAGIRYRTANDRFYVNANVFQFELQDAIVRRLNENDAEYFINAGGTKQRGLELDAALWLIKNPNRFLTGIQWRSNYTYSHFRFGEFESGNAVYTGNRLTGVPAHTLINSLSFDFKKGLYLFLQHNHTSSIPLNDANSVFAANYDLIEAKAGVRMLKIAHTPFEVFIGANNLLNQKYSLGNDLNAANGRYFNSAAGINFYGGLSIKI; this is encoded by the coding sequence TTGAAATCCATTTCTCTTTCCTTTGTTATTATTTTCTTTTTTTCCATTTGTCAGGCTCAAATCGTTCAAAACGATTCTACAAAGAAATTAAATGAGGTTATCATCCGAGGTTATTACAATCCGCAGCCTTTATTGCGTTCGGTTTCGGCGGTTAGTTTGATCGACAGTTCTCTGCTCGGTCGGCAAAACAACAATTCGCTTGTGAGTACGTTGAATACGGTGTCAGGAGTAAGAATGGAAGAAAGATCGCCCGGAAGCTACCGCCTTTCGTTACGCGGCAGTTTGCTACGATCGCCATTCGGAATCAGAAATGTTAAGATTTATATAGACGATTTTCCACTAACTGATGCTGGCGGTAACAGCTATCTTAACTCGCTTGATGTAAATGCCGTTGGCAACATGGAAATTTTTAAAGGGCCGGAATCGAGCATTTTTGGCGCTAATACGGGCGGAGCAGTGCTCATTAATCCTCCTGCTATAAATAGAAACGAAGCAAAGGTATCGGTTACAGCAGGCTCTTATGGCCTTTTCCATCAGACTGCACAACTGCAACATCAGTTTAAAAATTACCGGTTCAGCTTTGGCGAAGGGTACCAGCGAAGTGATGGCTACCGCCAGAACAGTGCGTTGGAACGAAAATACCTTCAAACGATGCATCAGTGGGATTATACACCCGCCGGCAGCTTAAAAGCCTTCGTGTTTTACAGCGACCTGGCTTACAAAACACCTGGTGGATTAACGGCCGCACAATTACAGCAAGACCCTAAACTTGCGCGGCCGGCTACCCCAACCATTCCGGGCGCAATTACTCAACAAGCTGCAATCTACAACAAGACCATTTTTGGGGGATTATCGAATACTTATCAAATCGACAGCCACTTCAAGCACGTGCTGGCTGTTTTTACCAGTTATACTGATTTCAAAAACCCTTTTATAACGAATTACGAAAAGCGTTACGAAAGTACTATTGGACTAAGAACTTTTTTGGCCTACAACCAAACCACCTCAAACTTTGGCTTTAATACGCAAATTGGTCTCGAAACATCAAGAACGAAAAGCGAAATCAGAAACTTCGACAATGAGGCAGGAAAGGCAGCTGATTTGCAAGCTTTTGACCATTTACGGGCGGGTCAGAATTTTGCGTTCGTCAGGTTTAATTTCGACATTAATCAAAAACTGCTGATTGAACTGGCTTCTAGTTTAAACTTTTTTAAGTACAACTACGAAAGCTTCTTTCCTATTGCAATTGCGCAACAGCAGCGAAACTTCGACGCGAAATTTATGCCGAAAATAGCTGCCTCTTATTTATTAAATGATAACATTTCGGTTAGAGGTTCAATCAGTAAAGGCTATTCAACGCCTACCATTGCTGAGGTACGATCATCTGATAACCAGATCAATAACGATCTACAGGCAGAGTCGGGGTGGAATTACGAAGCTGGAATACGTTATCGAACAGCCAACGACCGTTTTTATGTCAATGCAAATGTATTCCAGTTCGAGCTCCAGGATGCCATCGTAAGGCGCCTGAATGAAAATGATGCGGAGTATTTTATTAATGCGGGGGGCACTAAACAACGAGGTTTAGAGCTCGATGCGGCACTATGGCTGATTAAAAACCCTAACCGTTTTTTAACTGGCATACAATGGAGAAGCAATTATACGTATAGCCACTTCAGATTTGGCGAATTTGAAAGCGGAAACGCTGTATACACCGGAAACAGGTTAACGGGCGTTCCTGCGCACACGCTGATCAACAGTTTAAGCTTCGACTTTAAAAAAGGCCTGTATTTGTTTTTACAACACAACCATACCTCTTCCATCCCGTTAAACGATGCAAATTCCGTTTTTGCCGCCAACTACGATTTGATAGAAGCGAAGGCAGGTGTGCGCATGTTAAAAATTGCCCACACTCCTTTCGAAGTTTTTATCGGTGCAAATAATCTTCTCAATCAAAAGTACAGCCTTGGCAACGATTTAAATGCTGCGAATGGAAGGTATTTTAATTCGGCAGCCGGAATCAACTTTTATGGGGGTTTGTCGATCAAAATTTAA